The Xenopus tropicalis strain Nigerian chromosome 2, UCB_Xtro_10.0, whole genome shotgun sequence genome window below encodes:
- the or52p1l100487911 gene encoding olfactory receptor 52Z1, with translation MEPGISNQSFIFSYTDFTLLGFPGISRWRPLLAIPFFSVYLVILSGNSLIIHLIYTEKTLHSPMYLLISVLFTISITISTAILPKFLLDLLFHLNQVSLTGCLLQMFSIYFMSICESSVILIMSLDRYVAICRPLRYHNIMTKRFLISLTVIVIIRNCLFICPLVALTSMVHFCRSNIILHFACENMALLSLGCGDTTKPQIAGLIVRILVNGLDVGLLLLSYSTILYTAMKTVTGKSRHKALNTCGTHLLVAMVLYVNGLASSIVLRMDTILSTDVKNLFTALYLIAPASLYPFIYGLRVSDIKKSLVKYWKK, from the coding sequence ATGGaaccagggatctccaaccaGTCATTCATTTTCTCCTACACTGACTTTACTCTCTTGGGTTTCCCTGGGATATCTCGATGGAGGCCCCTCCTGGCAATCCCATTCTTTTCCGTCTACTTAGTTATCCTGAGTGGGAATTCTCTCATCATCCACCTGATTTACACTGAGAAGACCCTCCATTCCCCCATGTATTTGCTCATCTCTGTGCTCTTTACCATTAGCATCACCATTTCTACTGCCATATTGCCAAAATTCCTCCTAGACTTGTTATTCCATCTCAACCAAGTTTCCCTGACTGGCTGTCTTCTGCAGATGTTTTCTATTTACTTCATGTCCATATGTGAGTCCAGTGTCATCCTAATAATGTCCTTAGACAGATACGTAGCAATCTGTAGGCCACTGCGTTACCATAACATCATGACAAAGAGGTTCCTCATCTCACTGACTGTCATTGTTATCATTCGGAACTGCCTCTTTATTTGCCCATTGGTGGCATTAACCTCCATGGTCCATTTCTGCAGGTCAAATATCATTCTGCACTTTGCATGTGAAAACATGGCGCTTCTCAGTCTTGGATGTGGAGACACCACCAAACCACAGATTGCTGGGCTGATTGTGCGAATTCTTGTCAATGGCCTTGATGTTGGCCTACTCTTGCTTTCCTACTCAACCATACTCTACACAGCCATGAAAACTGTCACTGGGAAATCCCGACACAAAGCTCTAAACACCTGTGGGACCCACTTGCTGGTGGCAATGGTGCTCTACGTGAATGGACTGGCATCTTCCATTGTGTTGAGAATGGATACAATTCTGTCAACAGATGTTAAGAATTTGTTCACTGCTCTATACCTAATTGCCCCGGCTTCCTTATACCCCTTTATATATGGACTGAGGGTGTCAGATATCAAAAAGAGTCTCGTTAAATACTGGAAAAAATAG
- the or52l1l100488220 gene encoding olfactory receptor 52L1: MEPGISNQSFIFSYTDFTLLGFPGISRWRPLLAIPFFSVYLVILSGNSLLICLICIKKTLHSPMYLLISVLFAINITSITITLPKFLLDLLFHLNQISLTGCLLQMFFIYFMMTCESAVTVLMSLDRYVAICRPLRYHNIMTKSLLAWLIVIIIIRNCILICWVLLLISVVQFCRSNIILNFTCENMALLSLGCGDTTKPQIAGLIVRIIVTVTDGSLLLISYSTILYTAMKTATGKSRHKALNTCGTHLLVAGVVYVCGVPSSVVWNMETTLLADLKNLFTALYLIIPAAIDPLIYGLRVSEIRKSLVEYWREKKNNLFSS; encoded by the coding sequence ATGGaaccagggatctccaaccaGTCATTCATTTTCTCCTACACTGACTTTACTCTCTTGGGTTTCCCTGGGATATCTCGATGGAGGCCCCTCCTGGCAATCCCATTCTTTTCCGTCTACTTAGTTATCCTGAGTGGGAATTCTCTCCTCATCTGCCTCATCTGCATTAAGAAGACCCTCCATTCCCCCATGTATTTACTCATCTCTGTGCTCTTTGCCATCAACATCACCAGCATTACCATCACATTGCCAAAATTCCTCCTAGACTTGTTATTCCATCTCAACCAAATTTCCCTGACTGGCTGTCTTCTGCAGATGTTTTTTATCTACTTTATGATGACCTGCGAGTCTGCTGTAACTGTATTAATGTCCTTAGACAGATACGTAGCAATCTGTAGGCCACTGCGTTATCACAACATCATGACCAAAAGTTTATTGGCCTGGCTGATAGTCATTATAATAATTCGGAACTGCATCCTTATTTGTTGGGTGCTCCTATTGATCTCCGTGGTCCAGTTCTGCAGGTCAAACATCATCCTGAACTTTACATGTGAAAACATGGCACTTCTCAGTCTTGGATGTGGAGACACCACCAAACCCCAGATTGCTGGGCTGATTGTGCGCATCATTGTCACCGTGACTGATGGTAGCCTACTCCTGATTTCCTACTCAACCATACTCTACACAGCCATGAAAACTGCCACTGGGAAGTCCCGTCACAAAGCTCTTAACACCTGTGGGACCCACTTGCTGGTAGCAGGGGTGGTCTATGTGTGCGGAGTGCCATCTTCCGTTGTGTGGAATATGGAAACAACCCTGTTAGCAGATCTTAAGAATCTATTCACTGCACTATACCTAATaattccagctgccatagacccCCTGATATATGGACTGAGGGTGTCGGAGATCAGAAAGAGCCTGGTAGAATACTGGAGAGAAAAGAAGAACAACTTGTTCTCATCATAA
- the LOC100488070 gene encoding olfactory receptor 52E8, with amino-acid sequence MEPGISNQSFIFSYTDFTLLGFPGISRWRPLLAIPFFSVYLVILSGNSLIIHLIYNEKTLHSPMYLLISVVFAINMSVSTAILPKFLLDLLFQLNQVSLTGCLLQMFVIYFMSLCESGVLLLMSLDRYVAICRPLRYHNIMTKRFLAWLTVIIIIRNCFLICPLVILTSMVQFCRSNIILNFTCENMALLSLGCGDTTKPQIAGLIVRITVTVLDVGLLLLSYSTILYTAMKTTTGKSQHKALNTCGTHLLVVAVVYLCALASSIVQRMETTISTDVKILFTALYLLIPALLNPFIYGFRMSEIRKSLLQ; translated from the coding sequence ATGGaaccagggatctccaaccaGTCATTCATTTTCTCCTACACTGACTTTACTCTCTTGGGTTTCCCTGGGATATCTCGATGGAGGCCCCTCCTGGCAATCCCATTCTTTTCCGTCTACTTAGTTATCCTGAGTGGGAATTCTCTCATCATCCACCTGATTTACAATGAGAAGACCCTCCATTCCCCCATGTATTTGCTCATCTCTGTGGTCTTTGCCATTAACATGAGTGTTTCTACTGCCATATTGCCAAAATTCCTCCTAGACTTGTTATTTCAACTCAACCAAGTTTCCCTGACTGGCTGTCTTCTGCAGATGTTTGTTATCTACTTCATGTCCTTATGTGAGTCTGGTGTGCTCCTATTAATGTCCTTAGACAGATACGTAGCAATCTGTAGGCCACTGCGTTACCATAACATCATGACAAAGAGGTTCCTGGCCTGGCTCACAGTCATTATAATCATTCGGAACTGTTTCCTTATCTGCCCATTGGTCATATTAACCTCTATGGTCCAGTTCTGCAGGTCGAACATCATCCTGAACTTTACATGTGAAAACATGGCGCTTCTCAGTCTTGGATGTGGAGACACCACCAAACCCCAGATTGCTGGGCTGATTGTGCGTATCACTGTCACTGTACTTGATGTTGGCCTACTCTTGCTTTCCTACTCAACCATACTCTACACAGCCATGAAAACCACAACTGGGAAATCCCAACACAAAGCTCTTAACACCTGCGGGACCCACTTACTGGTGGTAGCGGTGGTCTACCTGTGTGCGCTGGCATCCTCCATAGTGCAGAGAATGGAGACAACCATTTCAACAGATGTTAAGATTCTGTTCACTGCCCTATACCTACTTATCCCAGCTCTCCTAAACCCATTTATATATGGATTCAGAATGTCAGAGATCAGAAAGAGCCTGCTGCAATAG